Below is a window of Solanum stenotomum isolate F172 chromosome 7, ASM1918654v1, whole genome shotgun sequence DNA.
AAGAAAATTGTTGAGAGTGACAAGGACAAGGCAGTGTGAACCTGATCATTCGTATGTGTTCCCTAATCAGTGTTACTATATAACTAACTTTCCattaattagttagttagttagttagttacaATTAGTTGTAAGTCGGTTAGAATAATTAAGTGTGATTAGCTATCACAACTACTATAAAAGAGGAGATCTACAATGTAACTAAAGATTGATTGAATAACAAAATATTCTTTTCGTTATTCTTCTCtctacttttcttcttcttcttcttcatctttttcttcttcactgTTCATAAATAActacaataatattttaaataatctcATACGTGATCTAACTTGAGAAGATTATATCTTCTGATCTGTAATGAAAACGTCCTAATATCTATGATATTAAATATAGTTTAGTCCAGatttcaaaacataaaatcGCTTATCATGTCAATCCgacatcaaagaaaaaaaagtaattatcattttatctataagtttaaattgtatatatatataaggatgTTGGAACTTCAAGTATATGAAAGTATTATCTACAAGACCTCTCACAAAATGTGTTGTTAACAGAACACTCAATTAATCACACAATAATATTCCTCCAACTAAGAAAAGACCATTGAATCTTGGTTCAAATTATTCGATCATGCAtagttatgatttttttttttggagatatCAAGGTTTATTCAAAATATCTCAAGcaacttgattataaatttttggAGATGTTTCGAAACGAttgaagattattttttatatataaaaaattcaatattgAAGACCTCTATCTTCCTTACATATCTTTATATATCAATGAATATCCCTTGTATATCTTTGTATATGTTTCATGTATATCCATGCAACTCTTATATTTCATGTATATCTGTGTATAATCATGAAACTCTATATGTGATATACAGTAATACACACGATATACATAGGTTAGTTATATGAGATTTTTTGTGCGTTTATAGTagaaaatggatttttttttctttttcatgagGATGGTGCAAATATTGAAGACACAATAGTTAGTTAGTAGTTATATGACGTGGCAAAGTAGTTAGTTAGGGAATCAAGTTAGTTATAACTGATCCTTTCTGTTAAGCTATGAGAAAgagatgtatatatatgtacacGTAATGCTCAGTTGAGATATTATTAAATACAACACACATTTTATTTTCCACattattgttcttcttcttaGAATAGAGTATTAGAAAACCTCCATTAGAGGTGTTAATATGATATCAGAGCAGGTGACTGAATCAACATCAATGGCTACGGAGTTGGTTATCCCCTACACTCATCCTCTTTACTTACATTCATCTGATGCTCCAGGATCTGTACTTTGTCCTGTTAAGTTGACAGGGACAGAGAATTATGGATTATGGTGGATATCAATGAGAATTGCTTTGCAAGAAAAACGGAAGTTAGGATTTGTGACAGGGACTTGCAAGAAGGCAAGCTTCGAGGCTAAGTATCATGACCGGTGGGACACCTGTAATGCAATTGTTTTGTTTTGGCTCATGAACATTGTTGCTCCTAGCCTCTTGAGTGGTATTGTGTATGTGTTTGATGCATCTCTTGTTTGAGAGGATCTGCAGGAACGATTTGATAAGGTCAATCATGTAAAGATCTACCAATTACTAGGGAGATAGCTACAATTGCACAATGAACTGATACTGTTTCAGTCTATTTCACAAAGTTGAAGGAATTGTGGGCTGATTATGATACGATGGTGATATTTCTGAGTTGTGAATGCCCAAAATCGAAGGATTATGTTGAGCATTTGAGACAACAACAACTGATTCAATTCCTTGGAGGATTGAATGAATCACATTCTCAGGCGGGGAGGAAAATTCTTATGAAAACAACTGAACCAACTCTTAATCAGGCATATGCGATGATAACAGAGGAGGAGAGTTAGAAATATGACATGGATCACAGTACTGTGGGGATGAAAATtgtaattgaagaaaatgatgtCACGGCTTTTTTGACTGATAAACAACCTTCAAAACCTAGATACAAGAATCTTAATGTATTTTGTGATCACTGTAAGTCGAAAGGTCATGTGAGGGGTGATTATTATCAGCTTATAGGATATCCTTCATGGTTCaaaggaaagaagaaagaggGATGCAATGTACAGTACAATACACATGTTTCCTCTCAGAATCCTCAATTGTTTAATTCTGAATATGGTGTTCATAATGCGAAACATATGATTGCACCATCTTATGGAAATTTACCTTTTCCTCAGAATCATAATGCAGGTGAGATCTGTAAGCAGGGTGGAGGACATGGTCACAGATCTGGTGATTCTACTTGTTTCTTTCCATCTGCATCTCAGGGATCTGGTGGTTACAGTCAAGTTGCAATGGAAAATTATTCTCCTGGACATGGAAATGCAGGCATTTATGGTCATGGAGGAGGAGTAAATATGGCTTTCACAGGAGAAGGTCATCATGTTTCACATGGATCACAGTCTCCAGATGTTGCAAGTATCAAGTATATAATTCACCTGGTTCTAGGTGGATAGTTGACACAAAAGCTACTAATCATATGGTATCCACTCACACGTTGCTTTATGAGACTTAAAATATATCCCCAACTGAGTCAAAGAAGGTTCATTTACCTAATGGTCAACAAATATCCATTGCTCTCATTGGGAAGTCTAAGCTTGAGAGGAAACATATCTCATGTTTTGTACATTCCTGATTTTAATTATAACTTATTATCAATTTCTCAACTGACCAAAGAACTTCAGTGTTGTATAGTGTTTTATCATGATCATTTGTATATTGCAAGACCTTCACACTGGGAGGTGAATGGGACTGGTAATTTCAAGAATGGATTATACTATTGGTCACACAATGTTGGTCCTGTTGCTGCACCATCAACTGCTCTAAGTATGATGGACACTGCTGATTTGTGGCATAGAAGATTAGGATACATTCCTCACAGAATTTTTCAACAAATGCACTTACCACATGTTTCATCTACCTCATAACAACCCTCTTGTAGTATTTGTCCTTTGGCAAAATAGACTAGATTACCTTTTCCTCAAAGCACTAGTAGATGTAATGGTGTGTTTGACTTGATGCATGGTGATGTTTGGGGTCCATATAGAACTCCAACTTCTGATAGTAATAGATATTTTCTTACATTAGTAGACGATTGTAGTAGGATGGTCTGGATATTTCTCCTCAAACTGAAAAGTGGTGTTTCCATTGTATTGAAGGATTTTCTTGATCTAATACACATATAGTTTGATAGTCATATCAAAGTATTCAGAAGTGATAATTGTTCTGAATTTTTTAACTCTCATTGTTGTGAATTGTTTAGAGCTGCAGGTATagttcatcaaatttcttgccCTTATACTCCTCAACAGAATGGAGTAGTAGAGAGGAGGCATAGGCAAATTCTTGAGGTTGCAAGGGCCATTAGATTCCAAGCCAATTTGCCTATCAGGTTCTGGGGTCTATGTGTCCAAAATGTTGTGTACTTAATCAATAGAATTCCATTAACTGCACTTTCAGGGAATTCTCCTTTTGTTGTGTTCTTTGGAAGGGAACTTTCTTTGCAGCATCTCAGAGTTATGGGGTGTTTATGTTATGATGTTAATCATAGTACACATGGGGACAAGTTTGGTGCTAGATCCATTAAGTCAGTTTTCTTAGGTTATTCTGCTACACATAAGGGGTACAAACTTTATAATCTTTCCACCTAATCTTTCTTTATTAGCAGGGATGTTGCTTTTAGAGAGAATGAATACCCTTTTCAGCAAGACCTTGAGTCCACAGAACCTACAGCTTATCCTATCCTTGAcatgtttgattttgatgacattctaattgACAGGCCTAAGATACCTGTTTCTACCATCAATGAAGCACTTGAGCAACCTTATATCCCTTAGCACCTCCTCAACCTGATATTTTTGAGACATAATCGAGAAGGTCAACTAGATTATCTAAGCCTCCTGGTTGGTTACATGGTTTTGCCCATAATGTTTCATCTTCTCCTTCTAGTTCAATGCATTGTTCTACTGCTCATCCCCTTTATACATATATGTCTTATGCCTCTATAACTCCTAGTCATTGTGTCATTTTTCTACTGTAAGGGAACCTGCTTCTCATGAAGAAGCTATACGCAATCCACAGTGGATTCATGCCATGGATCAGGAGCTTAAAGCTTTAGATGACAATCATACTTGGCAACTGGTTACCTTGCCTCCTGGGAAGAAGGCTATTGGCTATAAATGGGTCTATAAGGCTAAGTTCATGCACAAGGTGAGGTGGATAGGTACAAAGAAAGACTAGTAGCTAAAAGTTACACATAGTAGGAGGGGTTGGATTATCAGGAAACTTTTTCTCCTGTTGTCAAAATGATTACTGTAAGGGTGGTTCTATCTCTGGCAGCTATGAATGGTTGGGTTTTACATCAGATGGATGTCTTTAATGCTTTTCTGCAGGGTGATCTAGTTGAGAATGTTTACATGGTTCCTTCTCTTGGTCTGTTAAGTGAGAAGGAGTTGTCCAAAGTCTGTAAACTTCAGAAGTCACTTTATGGTTTGAAACAAGCTTATAGGCAGTGGAATTTGAAGCTATGTGAGGCACTTATAGCTTCTGGTTTTGTTCAGAGTCACCATGACTATTCTTTGTTTAGAAAGGGCTCTGGTTCTGACCTGGTCCTCATATTggtttatgttgatgatctttTGATCACTGGTTCTAGTTCTCAGTTGATTCAAAAGACCAAGTCTATGCTTCAAGCTCATTTCCAGATCAAGGACTTGGGGGAGATGAGATACTTCTTTGGTCTTGAAATTGCTAGGAATAAGGAAGGCATTGTTGTGAACCAAAGGAAGTTTTCCTTGGATCTTATTTCAGACTTTGAGCTAGAAGGAACCAAACCAATCAGTACTTTTTTAGAGGTTCACCAGTCAAGAGTTTGACATGCATTATGAGCCTCATGAAACACATGAAGATGTGACACTTAGTGATCCCACATGTTATCAGAAATTGGTTGGTAAGTTGCTCTATCTCACAATGACAAGGTCATACATCAGCTATGCAGTACAAAACCTTAGCCAGTTTATGCACAAGCCAAAGAAATCCCACATGGATTGGGCTTTAAGGGTGCTAAGGTACTTAAATAATGCACCAGGTTTGGGGATCATATTGTCATCTAAAGCTTCCAAACAACTCTCAGTTTACTATGATGCTGACTGAGCTACATTTCCTATGACCAGAAGATCTGTGAGTGGCTTTGTTGTGAAGATTGGAGACTCTTTGATTTCATAGAgatcaaagaaaacaaaatacagTTTCAAGGATCTCAGCTGAAGCAGAATATAGGAGCATGGCTAATGTTGTGGCAGAAATTGTTTGGTTAATAGGCTTGTACAAATAATTAAAGGTGGAGTTGGAGTTGCCAGTCAGATTATTTTGTGATAGTAAGGCAGCACTGCAGATTGATGCTAATCCTATATACCATGAAAGGACAAAACATATAGAAATTAACTGTCATTTCATTCGAGAAAGTATACAAGAAGGTGTCATTCAAACAAGTCATGTACAATCTAAATTGCAGTTAGCAGATGTGTTAACCAAAGGGTTAGGGAGGACTCAACATGATGTTTTGTTGTCCAAGCTTGGTGTATACAATCTGTTTGCACCATACAGCTTGAGGGGAAGTATTGAAGACACAATAGTTAGTTAGTAGTTAGATGACGTGGCAGAGTAGTTTGTTAGGGAATCAAGTTAGTTATAACTGATCCTTTCTGTTAAGCTATGAGAAAgagatgtatatatatgtacatGTAATGCTCGGTTGAGATATTATTAAATacaatacatattttattttccacATTGTTGATCTTCTTCTTAGAATAGAGTATCAGAAAACCTCCATTAGAGGTGTTAATAGGAAATGATTCTAAAGATTGGCATTGGAGTTGCAACGACTTGGAGCTCCGAAATTTGGGTAGAAGtccaaaaaaatagtttaatccGATGAACCAGTTAATCATGTCAATCAATAAAATAGacaaattaattagttaaatcaATTGGAGAAAGCAACGTGATTGTTATGTAATTCATTGCCCTAGATCAATTTCAACCTATCGAGAACATGAAATATGTTCTTTCTAGGTTAAAAGtttgttatttcttttctttttattttagttagtgtataattatgaatttggaTTCTATATATTTCTTGTTTAGATAATTATATTTGCATTTGTTGAAGTTTAGTTGAAAGTTAATCACAAGTCTCTATGAGTTTAACATCCGACTTTGAATCACTTTATTATTACTTGATAACTATGTACCTTTGCGTATGTGTTTGGCTGCAACAATTTTTTGCTATGATTGATTTTGGCATGCTACTTAATTGGAtcgatatatattttaatttggctTCAACTGACAATTAAACACTTCAATTGTGATAATGCACATCTAGACACATCATCTCGTCCTcattaattatttcttgtgGACACTCGATGCTAATATGGCACATAAATAATTTGGAGGTGTTTAGACtatcattttgtaagttggagtgCTCAACTGACTCCATGGAAATGAGTCAGAGTGTCTAGATGTGTATCCTCAAATTTAGAGTATCTGATTGTCAATTGAGACCAAATTAAGCTCATCTATGTTTTATGGCATTGACTTATATGTCAACATCCTTTTAGTGTTCtatgcaaaataaaatttgaataaaatgaCATTTAAATCGTTAGTTGTTTTCTAATATagtaaaaagatataaaatttaacacTTTTTTATTTCACTTCTTGGAACGTTTACATATTGGAATTTGGAGGGGGGCGTTACTTACCACCTTTACCTCCAAAAATGCAAAACATTAaagttggctataaatagaaaAAGGGTCTAAACATTGCAACCCTCAATAACTTGtttcttttcataaatcttAGTTTGTTTTCCTGCAATTTTTACGGATTTGTCCATTGGTTCCAGTAAGAGGGCTAAGATTTCCCATTTTCACCATAGCATTTGCGAAATCAGTGGAGAAAGTCGCGGAATTGGAGCTATAAGTGTTAACTATTGAGTCAGTAGATCCTCCATTAAATAACACTTGATCAGAATGAAGAAGGCCCTTTTGAATTTGCAAGTTCTTGTAGTAAGCATTGTCAAATGAAGTTGGGCTTGTGATGTCTAGTGGGCTAAGATTGTTGTCACCACCACTTTGTGGACAGTTTGCTTTTACTGTAGTTGCAAATGAGGCATTTATATTGGCTTCATTGTATAGGCGCGTTCTGAAAGTAGTACATCGCGCTTGGCCTATTGTGTGACTTCCTGAAATATTCCAAGAAATTAAACATCTATGTGACAAAGTAGAATCATACACTCTCCGTCTCAAAATATTTATcgtattttttgtttacatgtttcttaagaaaatattactccTTAATTAGGAGGTGTATTTGACTATTATAGTCTCATTTATGTCTTAAATGACAAGAATATTTTGAGACGAAGGAAGcactaaataaataattggtAAAGTTGAGGACAAGTATGAAAAGCTTTTTGTCAAAGATGAATAATCAATTTGCTAGGAATATTATTTAATGGACATACTGACAATAAGTAACAAACAAATGACTATATATAATTGACGGTTTTTTAAGTAATATAAATGAACAATGAAAAGGACGTTTACTCTAATAATGTAATATAATTTgctattgcaagttatttactatattataatttaaggTTAATTACCTTATGCAAGCTAAACAAGCTACAACATGCAAATGAGGCATAATACCATTTTTAACATGTGGTAACTTGTTTAGTTACCATTTTTATCAGGTAACCAATTACTTTATTAAAAAGATTTACTcgtaaatattaatttgattgtgtaaatattttttactagaTGAGTGTAGAGAACTTATTCACGTTAATTAATAgttttggttaaaaataaaacaaacctGAGAGAGCGACCATTTCCCTAGCGGTTAAACCTTTGTTAGAGAAGGAAGAAATGAGTGCACTGAGGCTCGAAGTTGGTCCAGGAAGATTGCTGTTTGCTGCACTCAAACTTGCAGTAGTTGAGTCTCTTCTGCCTAGTAAAACAGTCCAACTAGGGCCACCAAGCTAACAAAATCcacaatttattcatttttcattttgaaaacaaaaattactatttttcaaatttcaaaataatggTCAAGTCCACTTACTTTGACAACAGAATCTCGTGCTGCAACAGCTAAAATATCTGCACAAGATACAATGCCAGCACAAGAAGACTCCACTTGAGTTTTGATAGTGTCTATCACATCAAATCCTCTTATCGATCCACTATTTGGTCCAGCGGTTTTCTCTCCCGTAAAGTTTGATGTATCATCTAGTAGCACCGATGCATCACAACCCTGATtcaattaagtaaaaaatgtcacttatgtttaatttatttctcGTCAAAGTAAAGTTGTTATGAATATACATTAATTGGTcacatattaatttaattagtgtatgtCACATTAGTCGTTGCTTGTCATCTCAGTGTTATCTTAATCTCATCATCATCTATAGTAGCTTCAATAGTAACATAGAGAAGAAGAcaagaattattaattagttaagATGTTATTTCAAGATTATAGAACTTATTTGTAAGTCAATGGCCTGTAAGTCAAAATACACACACACGCACTTAATTAGTGGTCAATATCAATGTCTTATACCATACCTACCTAGTGCTACtataatctcaaaaaaaaaaagcaactaTTTAAGTTTCATATATGCCACTCAATCAACtatgcttcaatctcaaatTAGACAGGTTCAACACACACAGACGTATCCAATACATAACCTATGGGTTCAAGCGGAACCCATAGATTTTGACATGGCCTATGTATATATGTGCTAAAAAATCCACTAAATATGTACAAAAGGTCATATTAATTAGAGTGTTTTAGTCATCTATCTATATgagaaaaaaggaaattttcttgttttcaCGAACATATGTATGCATGCATGGACATTAATTATGAAACAAGAAAGTTATTTATTAGCTAGAGAAGGAAATAAGGTTAAAGGTAACTCGCATTAACAAAACAATCATGGAAATGAAGACGAAGTAACGAAGCCCCCATTCGAGCCTCACTAGAAACAGCAGAATTCACCGCGGTTTTAATAACCGAGAGGACATTTGGGCACGATGAAGAGTAGAAATTGGCGGACAAGGATTGAGCAGAGCTCAATCtaagaagaaaaggaaatattaTTAGTAATACCAATGATATGCTAGCCATAGCTACTAAAAAAGATAGAGTAGTAACTACTAAGTAGAAAGAAAATTGCTTTTGCTTCTTATTAGTGTGTGTAAGTTGCAATATGCCCCTTCACATATTTATAGTAGTTTGAGTCCACCCAATTATATTGTCCAATTTATTATGTGTAACTTTTCGTTTTTTAATACTTTGTTTgtcatttttgtaatttttttaaaataataaagtgcATATCAATTATTGCAAACTTGCTTGACTGGAAATTTGTATACCAAGATATTTTCTTTAAAGCTTTCGGGTGTGTTTGGCACGAGGTAAAGTACTTTTtgattttctcatgtttggtaggttaaatttttttaaatattttctctagaaaataaattattttaaaagtaaattttctaataaaagtaaaaaaaaaaaaagtttcataaaTGATATTCtaagattattgtattttctcaCCATCTAATTAACACACCACACCTAAGCCCAACCCCCACGCGCATATCCCCATTCTATCCCCCATTCCCACtgcaataatattttcttcttatttatcgaacatcaaaaaataaataaggaactTCATTTTATGATTACAATTTCATGATTAATGTATTTTCTTTTAGTGTGTGTAATTCATGTTTTATTAAATGTAGCTGAAATGGTCTCATGCCAACTTGTTTAGTCATATTCATATATAGATTTGTTGTTTTGCTCTGATAGTACCGTTTTTAGAGGAACCAATAATGCTTCAACACTTGTATTTGTCACAGCTCAACCCTTTAAAACGCTATTTGGAGTGGAAGATAGGAGTACTAGTTAAGCTTCACTTTTCAATTTACTTGAGTTATTTTATATTCCAcctattttcaaatattttcttcagtttattaaaaaatatatatatatagtttttcttcaatttattcacattagtaaattatatattcttttactaatttttattcTCATTATTAAGTAACCATTTCTTAAAATGAATTAGAGAATTAATATagttagttttaaaatttctactataccttaaaatattataattgaagTAGTAAATTCACTgatcatataaataatttgGGATGTCAAACTCAATTTGTAACTTTTTCCATATCAATAATAAATAGAAGCTcagtttaataaaaataaaaataaaatattgaagtaGTACACTCCCCTTGCATTATTTTAATATCACTTTATTCCACTTGACCAAGtcaatcaatattttctttcttattgaAATATTCCCAAGTGTGGTTCCCTTTCTTTAGTCACATTTATGCTCAGtggtattttattttacttttttaattaaaattgttgTAAAGTTTATTTCACTACTTCCAAGTGATCTTCAACCGGCTTTTTATCCCcttcatataataattaacatgaAGGTCAGAAGAgtttttttatgataattgttggtgtttttaaaaaaatggggcaatagaaaagatttattgaaatatttctcaattgatTGGAATGGCTTTTAATAGCTTCAAAtaagaattaaattttaaatagcCAACATAAAAAACATAATCGGTAtaattagaaatttaaaacaacCTAAATCAACAGTTCAAACAACTAGGGGTGACGTTTGGAATTTGAATCGGGATTATCAAATTTTGGATTCGATAATTTGGTAATTGGTAGTTAAAAGTAGATATCAAATACCAAAAGTTTAAACTTCGATTCAATAATTCGATAATCGGTAAATTAAATTTCGTTTTGATATGATATTCGGTAATACTATACTGAAGGTGTAGCCGATTGTATTATAAAGCTAATAGTATATattctccaattatttctatttttttatgtggGGGCACGATAAAGTAGGAGATAATAAGTAAGAagacatcaagaaaaataaattgatacaaCTAAAAGACATATGTATTTggattgtttatgtttattctttaattttctatttggACTTGTATTAATGAGTAATGGACATGTTGATAGATGACCTTCATTTAGTAAATAATTCCGTATTCTGGAAATACTAAATATCAAATAGTACTAATGTCTCATACCAAATCCAAACCCGAATATCACAATTCTAAGATTTTACTCCCGAATACCACACCAAATACACAATTACTGATTACCGAatacaaaataacaaattaaaaattcgATCGATTCGATAATTCAGTTTTCGATATTTCATTACCATCCCTACAAACAATgtaactaaaattcaaaattcaagttcattttaaactaaacaacttattttgctaaaaaTTACTACAgtaattaaaaacaaacttcAACACTCCTCCTTTGCTTCAGTTCATGCAAATGAAAAAATGGTCATCCTCAATTTTTGCTTTGGTAGTTGATGCTAAATTCATTACtttttaacttgcaaaatttcttcttcttgtatagaagtttttttttttgaaagtttttgTATTTGGACAATTATAGGATTTGCAAAGTGTTGTTGTAAGTAGTTGTTTTTCATCACAACAATATATATGTAATAGattataaaatatgatttcattttcACTCACCAAATCTGACAGTTTTTGTCAGTGAGAATTTTTGGGGCATTCAAAGAGAGACTGTTGCTTGCCattatttttggttaaaaattagTTTAGAAAAGCTTGTGCATTGAAAAAATACGGGCAGAAAATAGTAGCTCTGACGAATTAAAATAGGTAGCCATAATGAGTTAAAAGGGTAGCCTTTACGGGTTAAAAATGGTATTATAGTTCTTTGAAAGATATCACAGATTCTGTAATATCAATGAAACTTGTGATATCActattgatgtttttttttaaaaaatggggCAGCAAAAGGATTTATTGAAA
It encodes the following:
- the LOC125871603 gene encoding cationic peroxidase 1-like — translated: MASISLVLLIIFPFLLRLSSAQSLSANFYSSSCPNVLSVIKTAVNSAVSSEARMGASLLRLHFHDCFVNGCDASVLLDDTSNFTGEKTAGPNSGSIRGFDVIDTIKTQVESSCAGIVSCADILAVAARDSVVKLGGPSWTVLLGRRDSTTASLSAANSNLPGPTSSLSALISSFSNKGLTAREMVALSGSHTIGQARCTTFRTRLYNEANINASFATTVKANCPQSGGDNNLSPLDITSPTSFDNAYYKNLQIQKGLLHSDQVLFNGGSTDSIVNTYSSNSATFSTDFANAMVKMGNLSPLTGTNGQIRKNCRKTN